One Phycisphaerae bacterium RAS2 DNA window includes the following coding sequences:
- the prkC_3 gene encoding Serine/threonine-protein kinase PrkC: protein MAQNWDEKAVFLAALGLAAKDRDAFLLGACPDEPARQRIRLLLDHHEKNATTGFNPEADSAPIGLADPNQIDEFRLIHKIGEGGMGVVYLAEDTILARRVALKIIGSHLLGSEQGVARFRDEARAAALLNHPAIVPVFKYGSDGTRHYIASEFVDGPTLSTVLEEERSRRQGMTRTDALSWFKRCVEIAATIADALDASHRMNIIHRDVKPSNILVDRHRGPRLTDFGVAKNLTVSPERPVTNIVGSCHYMSPEQASISAASVDQRSDIFSLGVVLYEMLTLQKPFVGADLSQVLRAVIEHNPPTVRSLDPRIPRDLQVICHKAIEKHPRDRYQSIAHLAADLRCFMAGDPILARPPDLTQRILRWLKRHKKAVVLICIAVLAFATLWMRHRLKLQHDLAMAWVSISAGSAPCKAYFQPHSLTTLEPLSDYTAIGPTPVQNLKLKAGQYRILVVRDSDRAFCEFNLVALEAGPDHLAFIRAFDSANEIKSPAERNELRGAFRHTRDIAQGEMIRIEGGDFELRTSNSQHPVLLGAVRLDSFLIDVTEVSNRDYRAFVDATGHPPPYSWTAFGYSPELEDRPVVWVSLADAEAYARWRGKRLPTLWEWQAAARGPKGDLYPTGAQLPDVPAQTLNQNLFGDQLAIFQSYAEHTMSTGVPSAWDGVSGRLRHTFSNVCEFTGTVDLANRDVYLTGRGWYEDPRTRTLANVLTTPLKQPTPRFGFRCAKSILKN, encoded by the coding sequence TTGGCTCAGAACTGGGACGAAAAGGCGGTCTTCCTTGCCGCCTTGGGCCTCGCAGCCAAGGACCGCGACGCGTTCCTACTCGGAGCGTGCCCGGATGAACCGGCACGCCAGCGGATCCGGCTGCTGCTGGATCACCACGAGAAAAATGCGACGACAGGCTTCAATCCTGAGGCGGACAGTGCCCCGATCGGCCTTGCGGACCCCAATCAGATTGACGAGTTTCGGCTGATCCACAAAATCGGTGAAGGCGGTATGGGCGTTGTCTACTTGGCGGAAGACACCATCCTCGCTCGGCGCGTCGCCTTGAAGATCATCGGTTCGCATCTGCTTGGCTCGGAGCAGGGTGTCGCACGGTTTCGGGACGAGGCCCGGGCGGCCGCACTTCTGAACCACCCCGCCATCGTCCCGGTTTTCAAGTATGGATCGGATGGAACCCGCCACTACATCGCGTCCGAGTTTGTCGACGGACCTACCTTGAGCACCGTTCTGGAGGAAGAGCGAAGCCGGCGCCAGGGCATGACCCGCACGGACGCCTTGAGTTGGTTCAAACGCTGTGTCGAGATTGCGGCAACGATCGCCGACGCGCTGGATGCTTCGCACCGGATGAACATCATCCATCGCGATGTGAAACCGTCCAACATCCTGGTGGACAGGCATCGCGGGCCGCGGCTGACGGATTTCGGAGTCGCCAAGAATCTGACAGTCTCGCCCGAACGACCTGTGACCAACATCGTCGGCAGTTGCCATTACATGAGCCCCGAGCAGGCCTCCATCTCCGCTGCAAGCGTCGATCAGCGAAGCGACATCTTCTCGCTCGGAGTCGTACTCTACGAGATGCTCACGCTGCAAAAGCCCTTTGTCGGGGCCGATCTGAGCCAGGTGCTTCGCGCCGTCATCGAACACAATCCACCCACAGTCAGGTCACTCGACCCGCGCATTCCGCGCGACCTTCAGGTCATCTGTCACAAGGCGATCGAGAAGCACCCGCGCGATCGCTACCAGTCGATTGCGCACCTGGCGGCGGACCTGCGATGTTTCATGGCGGGCGACCCGATCCTTGCCAGGCCGCCAGACCTGACGCAGCGAATTCTTCGCTGGCTAAAGCGGCATAAGAAAGCCGTGGTTCTCATTTGCATCGCGGTGCTGGCGTTTGCGACTCTGTGGATGAGGCATCGGTTAAAACTCCAGCATGACCTTGCGATGGCCTGGGTATCCATCTCCGCCGGTTCCGCGCCTTGCAAGGCATACTTCCAGCCACACAGTTTGACCACACTTGAACCCTTGTCGGATTACACCGCCATTGGTCCTACTCCAGTACAGAATTTGAAACTCAAGGCGGGTCAATATCGCATTCTCGTCGTCCGCGACTCCGATCGGGCGTTTTGCGAGTTCAATCTGGTGGCGCTTGAGGCCGGGCCGGACCATCTCGCGTTCATTCGTGCGTTTGATTCGGCGAACGAAATCAAGTCTCCCGCGGAACGAAACGAGCTGCGGGGTGCATTCCGCCACACTCGTGACATCGCCCAAGGCGAAATGATCCGAATTGAAGGGGGCGACTTTGAACTGCGAACGAGCAATTCTCAACACCCTGTTCTGTTGGGTGCAGTCCGGTTGGATTCTTTTCTCATTGATGTCACTGAAGTGTCAAACCGAGACTACCGCGCGTTCGTGGATGCGACCGGCCACCCGCCGCCTTATTCCTGGACGGCGTTTGGTTACTCGCCCGAATTGGAAGATCGCCCGGTGGTGTGGGTTTCGCTCGCCGATGCCGAAGCATATGCCCGATGGCGGGGTAAGCGACTCCCGACGCTATGGGAATGGCAGGCAGCGGCGAGGGGGCCGAAAGGCGATCTCTATCCGACCGGCGCGCAGCTCCCAGACGTGCCTGCCCAAACACTGAATCAGAATCTGTTCGGCGATCAACTGGCGATTTTTCAGAGCTACGCAGAACACACGATGTCAACGGGCGTGCCCAGCGCATGGGACGGAGTATCCGGACGATTGCGGCACACGTTCTCAAACGTTTGCGAATTCACCGGAACGGTTGACCTCGCGAATCGAGACGTCTATTTGACCGGACGGGGATGGTATGAGGACCCCAGAACACGAACGCTGGCGAACGTACTAACGACGCCACTCAAGCAACCGACGCCGAGGTTCGGCTTTCGGTGTGCCAAGAGTATACTGAAGAATTAA
- the sprT gene encoding Trypsin precursor has protein sequence MAPFRTLVCAVLILPGFAHAGDTGVGGQVVKAKSELRSLETEAARGAKGLLKSFTPQEYHALVTAAQDYASQVAGPDDRQFTSLSVTALSTAVASKRGLLEEVQASELRNVAPAASGPASEDVWEWPSLHKNYRILMEQAAKPNSGLFPITGPNYLARIVGPGTQAVPESLFQDCVCIGRRLAGNDQFCCTGVLVGKNVVVTAGHCYFCLGADSNTAVVHFGLDTSLVGRRVTGKAYRHQQYGENGLHNDIAVIVLDQLVTDIAPRRIATSSEVDRSSFIRAAGFGNTNYEGSIGFGLKRMVDVPMASVCCCREGDPAKLGCDKELELVAGFVGLGADSCRGDSGGPAYVLVGENAADDASWAVAAVTSRATKSSIRPCGDGGIYVRLDKFESFIRSVPGAQF, from the coding sequence ATGGCTCCGTTTCGTACACTTGTCTGTGCGGTGCTGATCCTCCCCGGGTTCGCGCATGCCGGTGACACCGGCGTCGGCGGCCAGGTTGTTAAGGCCAAATCCGAACTGCGAAGCCTGGAAACAGAAGCGGCGCGCGGCGCCAAGGGACTGTTGAAGTCGTTCACGCCACAGGAATACCATGCTCTTGTGACCGCGGCGCAAGACTATGCATCCCAGGTTGCCGGTCCCGATGACCGCCAGTTTACATCGCTCTCGGTCACGGCGCTTTCAACGGCGGTTGCCTCGAAACGCGGATTGCTGGAAGAAGTCCAGGCATCGGAGCTACGCAACGTTGCTCCAGCCGCTTCCGGGCCGGCGTCGGAAGATGTCTGGGAGTGGCCCAGCCTTCATAAGAATTACCGCATCCTGATGGAGCAGGCCGCCAAGCCCAATTCCGGACTCTTTCCAATCACCGGGCCGAATTATCTCGCTCGCATCGTCGGCCCGGGTACGCAGGCGGTACCGGAGTCGTTGTTTCAGGATTGCGTCTGCATCGGCCGGCGGTTGGCGGGAAACGACCAGTTTTGCTGCACGGGGGTACTGGTCGGAAAGAACGTCGTCGTGACGGCCGGGCACTGCTACTTCTGTCTTGGCGCGGATTCCAATACGGCTGTCGTCCACTTCGGGCTGGACACCTCGCTGGTGGGCCGCCGAGTGACCGGCAAGGCCTATCGGCACCAGCAATATGGAGAGAACGGACTTCATAACGACATCGCTGTCATCGTTCTCGACCAACTCGTGACGGACATCGCGCCACGGCGGATAGCGACCAGTTCGGAAGTGGACCGGTCAAGCTTTATCCGTGCGGCAGGCTTCGGAAACACCAACTATGAAGGCAGCATCGGCTTCGGATTGAAGCGCATGGTCGACGTGCCGATGGCCTCGGTCTGCTGCTGCCGCGAAGGTGATCCGGCCAAGCTTGGCTGCGACAAAGAACTGGAACTGGTGGCCGGCTTCGTTGGTCTGGGTGCAGACAGTTGTCGAGGCGACAGCGGCGGACCGGCCTACGTCCTGGTCGGCGAAAACGCGGCCGATGACGCGTCATGGGCCGTGGCGGCGGTGACATCGAGAGCGACCAAGTCAAGCATTCGCCCCTGCGGAGACGGCGGCATTTACGTTCGTCTCGACAAGTTTGAATCATTCATTCGCAGCGTACCCGGCGCTCAATTCTGA
- the tdh_1 gene encoding L-threonine 3-dehydrogenase has product MRGLVYESSAVRWMLCRAAGLFTPRAYYGPMSMLALRDLPMPELPGPQWVRLRTRLGGICGTDLALIAQRNHPATILQRFASFPAVLGHENVAAIEAVGGGARGWAVGQRVCVEPSIGCAGRGVEPLCTQCAAGRCSMCEHGGDAELPPRALVGLNRLTGGSWSEFFVAHVSQLHAVSDSLPDEQAVLIDPLASAAHAVLRRPPREGERVLVNGAGIIALGVIAAIRALGLQNEVVVTSRHAFQSNLARSVGATDAVEVPRGMGQAERYEAIARRVGGRRVEGRFGNQGLLGGFDLTYDCTGNGAGMTDAMKWTRARGCVVMLGTSGITLLDTTPLWFDELEIIGANGRQIEDAGAGKAHTYELLMNWVSAGRLRLDAFPVRTYRLEKYRTALGDLLSHGRKGVLKAAFDFRAVGG; this is encoded by the coding sequence ATGCGCGGTCTGGTCTACGAATCTTCGGCGGTGCGATGGATGCTTTGTCGCGCGGCGGGTCTGTTCACTCCGCGCGCGTACTACGGCCCCATGTCGATGCTTGCCCTTCGAGACCTGCCGATGCCGGAGCTGCCCGGTCCGCAGTGGGTGCGCCTGCGAACGCGACTGGGCGGCATCTGCGGTACGGATCTCGCCCTGATCGCGCAGCGCAACCATCCAGCGACCATCCTTCAGCGCTTTGCGAGTTTTCCTGCCGTTCTGGGACATGAGAACGTTGCCGCGATTGAGGCCGTGGGAGGGGGCGCGCGCGGCTGGGCCGTCGGACAGCGTGTCTGCGTGGAGCCTTCGATCGGCTGTGCAGGGCGCGGCGTCGAGCCGCTTTGCACTCAATGCGCGGCGGGTCGATGCTCGATGTGCGAGCATGGGGGAGACGCTGAACTTCCGCCGAGAGCGCTGGTCGGGCTGAATCGCCTGACCGGAGGGAGCTGGTCGGAGTTCTTCGTGGCCCATGTTTCGCAGCTTCACGCCGTCTCGGATTCGCTGCCCGATGAGCAGGCCGTGCTGATCGACCCGCTGGCATCAGCGGCGCATGCCGTGCTTCGTAGACCGCCGCGCGAAGGGGAGCGCGTGCTGGTGAATGGCGCGGGGATCATCGCGCTGGGCGTCATCGCCGCGATTCGAGCCTTGGGCTTGCAGAATGAAGTCGTCGTGACATCCCGGCACGCGTTTCAGTCGAACCTCGCTCGAAGCGTCGGTGCGACCGACGCGGTGGAAGTTCCGCGCGGCATGGGCCAGGCCGAGCGCTATGAAGCGATCGCCCGGCGGGTGGGTGGCCGGCGGGTGGAAGGGCGCTTCGGCAACCAGGGCCTGCTTGGCGGGTTTGATCTCACTTACGACTGCACCGGCAACGGAGCGGGTATGACCGACGCGATGAAATGGACGCGGGCGCGCGGATGTGTCGTGATGCTGGGCACAAGCGGAATCACGCTGCTCGATACCACGCCGCTCTGGTTTGACGAGTTGGAAATCATCGGGGCCAACGGGCGACAGATCGAGGATGCGGGAGCAGGCAAAGCACACACCTATGAACTGCTGATGAATTGGGTGTCGGCCGGTCGACTGCGGCTGGATGCGTTTCCCGTTCGAACTTATCGGCTGGAGAAGTATCGGACGGCCCTGGGGGATCTGCTGTCGCACGGTCGCAAAGGGGTGCTGAAAGCCGCCTTTGATTTTCGGGCCGTCGGCGGCTGA
- the truA gene encoding tRNA pseudouridine synthase A, whose translation MLRNLMLTLAYDGADFHGWQNQPGLRTVQSCVETALRRALRHQVVVIGCSRTDAGVHAAAYVANAYTTAKTADLPIARSIGSRLPKDMTLLNLETVPLTFHATRSALGKLYRYRVHAAPGRPCEQLTQRFTYHFWQALDVQAMRAAAEHLIGRHDFTSFASAGNVRESNVRTIRRIDVYRVGLEVRFDIEGDGFLYKQVRNMVGTLIEVGRAHRPPEWVAQVRDALDRAKAGPTAPARGLCLQWVRYNLRDLPEPTPEVLDKAREVGAPPAHLRALVERQHRSLNEKQRQALAPKPEGVEIVEDPEA comes from the coding sequence ATGCTTCGCAATCTCATGCTCACGCTAGCCTACGACGGCGCCGACTTTCACGGCTGGCAGAACCAGCCCGGCCTGCGCACCGTCCAGTCCTGCGTCGAGACGGCCCTGCGACGGGCGCTGCGCCACCAGGTGGTCGTCATCGGATGCAGCCGCACCGATGCCGGCGTGCACGCGGCGGCTTACGTCGCCAATGCCTACACGACCGCGAAGACGGCCGATCTGCCGATCGCACGAAGCATCGGTTCGCGCCTGCCGAAGGACATGACCCTGCTGAATCTGGAGACCGTCCCGCTGACGTTTCATGCGACGCGGTCGGCGCTGGGGAAGCTCTATCGGTATCGCGTTCATGCCGCACCGGGCCGGCCGTGTGAACAATTGACCCAGCGGTTTACGTATCATTTCTGGCAGGCGCTCGACGTGCAGGCGATGCGCGCCGCGGCGGAGCATCTGATCGGGCGACACGATTTCACGTCGTTCGCGTCGGCGGGAAATGTGCGGGAGTCCAACGTGCGGACGATCCGGCGGATCGACGTGTACCGCGTCGGATTGGAAGTGCGATTCGACATCGAGGGCGATGGGTTCCTGTACAAGCAGGTGCGCAACATGGTCGGCACGCTGATCGAGGTCGGTCGCGCGCATCGGCCGCCGGAATGGGTGGCGCAGGTGCGCGACGCGTTGGATCGCGCGAAGGCCGGCCCGACCGCTCCGGCGCGGGGCTTGTGCCTGCAATGGGTGCGATACAATCTGCGAGACCTTCCGGAGCCGACGCCGGAAGTCTTGGACAAGGCGCGGGAGGTGGGCGCGCCGCCGGCGCACCTGCGTGCATTGGTGGAGCGGCAGCATCGTTCGTTGAATGAGAAGCAGCGACAGGCGCTCGCGCCGAAGCCGGAGGGCGTCGAGATTGTTGAGGATCCCGAGGCGTGA
- the kanF_1 gene encoding 2-deoxystreptamine glucosyltransferase — protein MFVVSRRIRARTNPSAPRSCFLVRFGVVDLRIVHIITRLIVGGAQENTVLTCEGLAHRGHDVYLWAGPTTGPEGSLVPRVRAASRLPGGAYAYEEFPDLVRQISPLHELRALNALRGRLEQLRPDVVHTHSSKAGILGRIAAHRAGVPVIVHTIHGMSFNRTQAWPTRALYAALERFCAEKSHALVSVADAMTRQALAAGVGRPEQYVTVRSGMVTADFDPARFDGREVRRAWGVPDDAIVVGTVARLFENKGYEQLIEAMPAAVRGEPRLRFVWVGDGAHRAEYEAALARLGLRDRVTITGLLPPDEMPRVLSGMDLVAHASQWEGLPRAVVQGLLMGKPAVCFDLDGAPEVVIPGKTGELAAPGDIDEFSVAIVKLARDAALRGRYGAEGRRRCLVEFDHHRMVEALEGLYRSLRK, from the coding sequence TTGTTCGTCGTTTCGCGGCGCATTCGTGCCCGCACCAATCCGTCCGCACCGCGCTCGTGCTTCCTGGTCCGTTTCGGAGTCGTGGACTTGCGCATCGTTCACATCATTACGCGGCTGATTGTCGGCGGGGCGCAGGAGAACACCGTCCTCACCTGCGAGGGGCTGGCGCATCGCGGCCACGATGTCTATTTATGGGCCGGGCCGACCACGGGACCGGAAGGGTCACTGGTGCCGCGCGTCCGGGCTGCGAGTCGATTACCCGGCGGAGCGTACGCCTACGAGGAGTTCCCCGATCTGGTGCGACAGATCAGCCCGCTGCATGAATTGCGCGCGTTGAATGCACTTCGAGGCCGACTGGAGCAGCTTCGGCCCGATGTGGTTCACACCCATTCGAGCAAAGCGGGGATCCTGGGACGCATCGCGGCCCATCGCGCCGGCGTGCCGGTCATCGTGCACACCATTCACGGCATGAGCTTCAATCGCACGCAGGCATGGCCCACGCGAGCACTGTATGCCGCGCTGGAGCGATTTTGCGCAGAAAAGAGTCACGCGTTGGTCAGCGTCGCCGATGCGATGACGCGACAGGCCCTCGCGGCCGGAGTGGGGCGGCCCGAGCAGTACGTCACGGTGCGCAGCGGCATGGTGACGGCGGATTTTGACCCCGCGCGGTTTGACGGCCGTGAGGTTCGTCGCGCGTGGGGCGTGCCGGACGATGCGATCGTCGTCGGCACGGTTGCGAGATTGTTTGAGAACAAGGGCTATGAACAATTGATCGAGGCGATGCCCGCGGCCGTGCGAGGCGAACCGCGATTGCGATTCGTGTGGGTCGGAGATGGCGCGCACCGCGCGGAATACGAAGCAGCGCTGGCGCGGCTTGGTCTGCGCGATCGAGTGACGATCACCGGCCTGCTGCCGCCGGACGAAATGCCGCGCGTGCTGTCGGGCATGGATCTGGTCGCACATGCATCGCAGTGGGAGGGGTTGCCGCGCGCGGTGGTGCAGGGGCTGCTGATGGGCAAGCCGGCTGTGTGTTTTGATCTGGACGGCGCGCCGGAAGTGGTGATTCCCGGCAAGACGGGTGAACTCGCGGCGCCGGGAGACATCGACGAATTTTCAGTTGCGATCGTCAAGCTTGCGCGCGATGCAGCGCTGCGGGGGCGCTACGGAGCGGAAGGCCGGCGGCGGTGCCTCGTGGAGTTTGATCACCACCGAATGGTGGAAGCGCTGGAGGGGCTTTATCGGAGTTTGCGGAAATGA
- a CDS encoding ECF sigma factor: MDDLFREVYEDLRRLARQVIASNQSGARALGGTELVHSACTRLLGNQLLNAEDRRHFFFIFGRAMHDVLVETVRQEMALKRGGGQKRVPMVEFSTDGTSINLDVIELNKALLELEAHDPDGAQIIRLRFFSGRTLQECAGLMGCTFAIARRNWEYARAWLSERLSR, encoded by the coding sequence ATGGATGATCTCTTCCGGGAGGTTTATGAAGATCTCCGAAGACTCGCCCGCCAGGTCATCGCATCGAATCAAAGCGGAGCGAGGGCCTTGGGCGGCACGGAACTGGTGCACAGCGCATGCACCCGATTACTGGGAAATCAACTGCTGAATGCCGAGGATCGACGCCACTTCTTCTTCATTTTCGGCCGGGCCATGCATGACGTGCTTGTAGAGACCGTCCGCCAGGAAATGGCGTTGAAGCGCGGCGGCGGTCAAAAGCGTGTGCCCATGGTAGAGTTCTCCACCGACGGCACATCCATCAACCTCGATGTCATTGAGTTGAACAAAGCCCTGCTCGAATTGGAGGCTCATGATCCCGATGGTGCCCAGATCATCCGACTTCGGTTCTTCAGCGGACGAACTCTGCAGGAATGCGCCGGTCTGATGGGCTGCACGTTTGCGATCGCCCGCCGCAATTGGGAATACGCCCGGGCCTGGCTGTCGGAGCGACTTTCACGGTAA
- a CDS encoding Universal stress protein family protein: MLQVHQQRPRELTWRHAGSLLFGDWGTSRLYVLGLAFFYSGASSPWHVAGMCLLMIIVGWAYTVICRCFHDGGGVYSAAKATHQQVALLGAYLLFADYVITAGLSAVEAFRYFGASAETAWMFAIGAIFVIACVNFVGPRRASKLATIVALLTFVCMIIIALFCIPRLGLSHITWDHRPLDVKWTSFVHIILALSGVEAIANMTGIMVEPVGKTSRKAISFVLAEVVFFNLFFAVAMTNLPSLTTLESEPTPILADRPEHDLTAHDLAVRDTMMKVVASEVVHPTFGMIAAVVFGLLLLSATNTAVGAMISLQYALGRDGEMPAGFTRLNAFGVPWLGLVTAVGVCTIVLIFEGDVEKLAHLYAIGVVGAITLNLGSTCINRKVELKQWERVALGTIAAFLLIVECTIAYQKVHASIFALSVIAGGYILRALVKKAPAVKPYIPKVADAVGSWFEAPPVEGANALTMEGIEPFDPTRGRVLVSTRGNPDLLTFAAEEAEARNCNMLVLFVRDLRVAYGPPADGQFRMEDDPDAVPIFLQAHQLAREKRVPLVPIYCVARSPSEMILDFAGTYAVDYVIMGVTRRGSVFRTLRGDIIADVAANLPKETKLLIHA; this comes from the coding sequence GTGTTGCAGGTCCATCAACAACGACCGCGTGAACTGACCTGGCGACACGCCGGGAGTTTGCTATTCGGAGACTGGGGGACCAGCCGCCTCTACGTGCTGGGGCTGGCGTTCTTCTATTCCGGCGCTTCCAGCCCGTGGCACGTTGCCGGGATGTGCCTGCTCATGATCATCGTGGGCTGGGCCTACACGGTGATCTGCCGGTGCTTTCACGACGGCGGCGGGGTGTACTCGGCAGCCAAGGCGACGCATCAGCAGGTGGCCCTCCTTGGGGCCTATCTGCTCTTCGCCGATTACGTCATCACGGCCGGCCTGTCGGCGGTGGAGGCGTTCCGCTACTTCGGAGCGTCGGCCGAGACGGCGTGGATGTTCGCGATCGGGGCGATCTTTGTCATCGCCTGCGTGAACTTCGTCGGGCCGCGCCGCGCGAGCAAGCTCGCGACCATCGTCGCATTACTTACATTTGTCTGTATGATAATCATCGCCCTGTTCTGCATCCCGCGACTGGGACTGTCGCATATCACCTGGGACCATCGCCCGCTCGACGTAAAGTGGACCAGCTTCGTACACATCATCCTGGCGCTGTCGGGCGTCGAGGCCATTGCCAACATGACCGGCATCATGGTGGAACCGGTCGGCAAGACCTCGCGCAAGGCGATCTCCTTCGTCCTCGCTGAAGTGGTTTTCTTCAACCTGTTTTTCGCCGTCGCCATGACGAACCTGCCCAGCCTGACGACCCTGGAGAGCGAGCCGACGCCGATCCTTGCCGACCGGCCTGAGCACGATCTGACGGCGCACGATCTGGCGGTGCGCGACACGATGATGAAAGTCGTCGCATCGGAAGTGGTCCATCCGACATTCGGCATGATCGCGGCGGTCGTCTTCGGGCTGCTGTTGCTGTCGGCGACGAACACCGCGGTCGGCGCGATGATCAGCCTGCAATACGCGCTGGGGCGCGACGGCGAAATGCCGGCGGGGTTTACGCGCCTCAATGCATTCGGTGTGCCGTGGCTGGGGCTGGTGACGGCTGTTGGCGTATGTACGATTGTCTTGATCTTCGAGGGCGACGTGGAGAAGCTGGCGCACCTCTACGCCATCGGCGTCGTCGGCGCCATCACGCTGAATCTCGGATCGACCTGCATCAACCGTAAGGTCGAGTTGAAGCAATGGGAGCGTGTCGCCCTGGGCACGATTGCCGCGTTTCTGCTCATTGTGGAATGCACCATCGCCTATCAGAAAGTTCACGCGTCGATCTTCGCGCTGTCCGTTATCGCCGGCGGTTACATCCTGCGGGCCCTGGTGAAGAAGGCGCCGGCCGTGAAGCCGTACATTCCGAAAGTCGCTGACGCGGTCGGAAGCTGGTTCGAAGCGCCGCCGGTGGAAGGGGCCAACGCGCTCACGATGGAGGGCATTGAACCGTTCGACCCGACGCGTGGGCGTGTGCTGGTCTCCACGCGCGGGAACCCGGACCTGCTTACGTTCGCAGCGGAAGAAGCCGAGGCGCGAAACTGCAACATGCTGGTATTGTTCGTGCGCGATCTGCGAGTGGCCTATGGTCCGCCGGCCGATGGTCAATTCCGCATGGAGGACGACCCCGACGCGGTGCCGATCTTCCTGCAGGCGCATCAGCTCGCGCGCGAGAAGCGTGTTCCCCTGGTGCCGATTTATTGCGTCGCGCGATCGCCCTCGGAAATGATCCTCGACTTCGCGGGGACCTACGCCGTCGATTACGTCATCATGGGCGTGACCCGGCGCGGCTCGGTCTTTCGCACCCTGCGCGGCGACATCATCGCCGATGTGGCGGCAAACCTGCCGAAAGAGACGAAGCTGCTGATACACGCGTGA
- the gph_1 gene encoding Phosphoglycolate phosphatase gives MSDSQAQRPTVAPSKTAVIFDMDGTLTHDQFDFDAIRREIGLPDGPGRRPILESLEHMTDGERARAEAILHRHETHNAQTSELQPGAKEMVNELRQRGYKVALMTRNTRGSASTFLQRHALEFDHVRTREDGVIKPDPTPVREVCAALGRLPCDAWVIGDYHFDILCGRDAGATTVLLWVGDRAEPPIPRPAWAWEADYVISRLADLLTCMGLESAE, from the coding sequence ATGTCCGATTCGCAAGCCCAGCGCCCGACCGTGGCCCCGTCCAAGACCGCCGTCATTTTTGACATGGACGGCACGCTCACGCACGACCAGTTCGACTTCGATGCCATTCGCCGCGAGATCGGCCTCCCCGATGGGCCGGGACGGCGACCCATTCTCGAATCGCTCGAACACATGACCGACGGCGAGCGCGCACGCGCCGAGGCGATTCTTCACCGTCACGAAACGCACAACGCCCAAACGAGTGAGCTGCAACCGGGCGCGAAAGAGATGGTTAACGAACTGCGGCAGCGCGGCTACAAAGTCGCGCTGATGACGCGCAACACCCGCGGCTCGGCCAGCACTTTTCTCCAGCGCCATGCCCTGGAGTTTGACCACGTGCGCACGAGGGAAGACGGCGTCATCAAGCCCGACCCGACGCCGGTCCGGGAGGTCTGCGCGGCGCTGGGCCGCTTACCGTGCGACGCCTGGGTGATCGGGGATTACCATTTCGACATTCTGTGCGGCCGAGACGCCGGCGCGACGACGGTCCTGCTCTGGGTGGGCGACCGCGCCGAGCCGCCCATACCGCGCCCGGCCTGGGCCTGGGAAGCCGATTACGTCATTTCACGCCTGGCCGACCTGTTGACGTGTATGGGACTGGAGTCGGCCGAGTAG